The Palaemon carinicauda isolate YSFRI2023 chromosome 37, ASM3689809v2, whole genome shotgun sequence genome contains a region encoding:
- the LOC137628961 gene encoding ERC protein 2-like: MFTNNALRAISEYGKKYLVGGPSSEDGFQDQQPRLMELEGLRLILGGGLLMRKFWAKEEQSEELKTVLDQEEINSISEETEAVLSGKDPSLSREEEQLLLPGGRGSVVSNRDVQLQVGTEQLTSNRDVDVQVETEPVSKTDVTVQTDEDTEIEDLRLKNEIMTKELANKQAVIQENTEKMFQLNEELDKVKKEIEAHVELKSILQAENEDLKKSNEERSFLNEKLALEKIKLEKELVEEAVFTITKKNEGLREQLENKGKREKNLNGKIVRMTNTEDQMKKELSAAKDVISSLKKELQKRDLEKVKKEEGTGDEGSPGKEKCGLDKTSVVEGDHMLNILEHMPLEGVAKNKKSYLEKRLRQLLEL, translated from the exons atgtttacaaacaacgcattgagagctatcagtgagtacgggaagaaatacCTAGTTGgaggtccctcttccgaagacggttttcaggaccagcagccccggttgatggaactggagggtCTACgtctcattttgggaggtggtcttctgatgaggaaattctgggccaaggaggaacagagtgagGAACTCAAgactgtcttggaccaggaggaaatcaacagtatttctgaggagactgaagctgtcctcagtgggaaggatccttcgctttccagggaggaggaacagctgctgctgccaggaggcagagggagtgttgtctctaatagagatgtacaaCTTCAGGTAGGAACTGAACAGCTTACCTCTAACAGAGACGTAGATGTCCAGGTTGAGACTGAACCAGTCTCTAAAacagatgtaacagttcagactgatgaagacactgagattgaagatctcaggctaAAGAATGAAATCATGactaaggaacttgccaataaacaggctgtCATTCAAG aaaatacagagaaaatgttccagttgaatgaggaactggatAAGGTAAAGAAGGAAATTGAGGCTCATGTCGAACTGAAATCGATCCTTCAGGCTGAGAATGAAGATCTCAAGAAGTCCAATGAGGAAAGAAGCTTCCTTAATGAAAAATTAGCTCTagagaaaattaaactagaaaaagagTTGGTGGAG gaggcagtgttcacaataacaaagaagaacgaaggtcttcgtgaacaactggagaacaaagggAAACGAGAAAAGAATCTGAATggaaagattgttcgaatgacAAACACAGAGgatcaaatgaagaaagaattatccgcagcgaaggatgtcatctcttcactgaagaaggaacttcagaagagagatttggaaaaggttaaaaaagaagaagGAACGGGTGACGAGGGTTCACCAGGAAAGGAGAAATGCGGACTTGATAAAACTTCAGTCGTAGAAG